The genomic interval GGCCGCTGTTCGCCGAAAAGAGCCGTCAGCTGCTGACCCAGGACAAGGTCGCCGTGGTGTTCGGCTGCTGGACGTCGGTGTCGCGCAAATCGGTGCTGCCGGTGTTCGAGGAGCTCAACGGCCTGCTGTTCTACCCGGTGCAGTACGAAGGCGAAGAGATGTCGCCGAACGTGTTCTACACCGGCGCCGCGCCTAACCAGCAGGCCATCCCCGCCGTGGAATACGTGATGAGCGAAGAAGGCGGCAGCGCCAAGCGCTTCTTCCTGCTGGGTACCGACTACGTGTACCCGCGCACCACCAACAAGATCCTGCGCGCCTTCCTGCACAGCAAGGGCGTGGCCGACAAGGACATCGAAGAGGTCTACACCCCGTTCGGCCACGCCGATTACCAAACCATCGTCGCCAACATCAAGAAGTTCTCCGCGGGCGGCAAGACGGCGGTCATCTCCACCGTCAACGGCGACTCCAACGTGCCGTTCTACAAAGAGCTGGCCAACCAAGGCCTGAAAGCCACCGACGTGCCCGTGGTGGCGTTCTCGGTGGGTGAGGAAGAACTGCGCGGCATCGACACCAAGCCGCTGGTGGGCCACCTGGCCGCGTGGAACTACTTCGAGTCGGTGGATAACCCGGTCAACCAGAAGTTCGTCGCCGACTGGAAGGCCTACGCCAAGGCCAAGAACCTGCCGGGCGCCGACAAGGCGGTGACCAACGACCCGATGGAAGCCACTTATGTGGGCATCCATATGTGGGCGCAGGCGGCTGAAAAAGCCAAGTCCACCGATGTCGACAAGGTGCGCGAGGCACTGGCTGGCCAGAGCTTCCAGGCACCGTCCGGCTTCACCCTGACCATGGACAAGACCAACCACCACCTGCACAAGCCGGTGATGATCGGCGAGATCCAGGATGACGGGCAGTTCAGTGTGGTCTGGGAAACCGAGCAGCCGCTGCGGGCACAGCCTTGGAGCCCGTTCATTCCGGGCAACGACAAACGCCCTGACTATGCGGTGAAAGGTAACTGAGTGCACGGGGCCGCTGTGCGGCCCATTCGCGGGGCAAGCCCGCTCCCACAGAGATCGCTTTACACAAGTTCACTGTGGGAGCGGGCTTGCCCCGCGAAGAATCCACCGCCGATTTCCAGGATTACCCGCATGCTCAGACTCCTGCTCACCCTGCTGCTCCTGCTGCCCCTGGCAACCCAGGCCAGTGAGGGCGAATTCTTCCTCACCGCCAAGCCCGCCGAGCAAGCCCGCCTGCTCGAAAGCTGGGCAGCCCAACCCGATGCCGAGCGCCTGCCGCTGCTGGAAAACCTGCGCCAAGGCCGCATCGCCGAGGGCGACACCCGCAAGGTGCGCCTGAACAACCGCCTGCGCAGCCTGATCGACAACGCCCTGGCCAGCCACCAGTTGCTCAGCGACAACAGCGACACTCGCCTGGCCGCTGCCCAGCAACTGCAAAAGAGCGCGCAACCCGCACAGATGGCCTTCCTCGACCGGCGCTTTGCCAGCGAACCGGACGCAGCCGTACACGCAGCCCTGGGCCTGGCCTTGGCCAACCTGCAACTGGGTGCCAGCGAACCTGCCGTACGCCTGGCCGCCG from Pseudomonas kermanshahensis carries:
- the urtA gene encoding urea ABC transporter substrate-binding protein — its product is MKRRSLIKAFTLSASIAAMGLSWSIQAAETIKVGILHSLSGTMAISETSLKDMALMTIDQINAKGGVNGKMLEAVVVDPASNWPLFAEKSRQLLTQDKVAVVFGCWTSVSRKSVLPVFEELNGLLFYPVQYEGEEMSPNVFYTGAAPNQQAIPAVEYVMSEEGGSAKRFFLLGTDYVYPRTTNKILRAFLHSKGVADKDIEEVYTPFGHADYQTIVANIKKFSAGGKTAVISTVNGDSNVPFYKELANQGLKATDVPVVAFSVGEEELRGIDTKPLVGHLAAWNYFESVDNPVNQKFVADWKAYAKAKNLPGADKAVTNDPMEATYVGIHMWAQAAEKAKSTDVDKVREALAGQSFQAPSGFTLTMDKTNHHLHKPVMIGEIQDDGQFSVVWETEQPLRAQPWSPFIPGNDKRPDYAVKGN